The following proteins are co-located in the Schistocerca nitens isolate TAMUIC-IGC-003100 chromosome 2, iqSchNite1.1, whole genome shotgun sequence genome:
- the LOC126234708 gene encoding glutathione S-transferase 1-like: MAPLILYNHPLSPPCRLVRLVAGIIGVDLKIEDVKDLYKDLKTPEMLKKNPQHTVPVLVDNDLYISESRAIVMYLVSKYAKDDSLYPKDVNKRVLVDQRLFFDQDLFNRILNVFMPVFQGKEVEPSSIEKANDGLETLNRMLNSKQFLAGDKVTIADYAVANSLLALELNPKSGVDATKQPNVKQWLPRVESSHPVYGKIVKEYHEALKKMMQK, translated from the exons ATGGCTCCGCTGATTCTTTACAACCATCCCTTGAGCCCTCCATGCCGTCTGGTACGACTGGTCGCCGGTATCATCGGTGTTGATCTCAAAATAGAGGATGTAAAGGATCTCTATAAGGACTTGAAGACGCCTGAAATGTTGAAG AAAAATCCCCAACACACAGTTCCTGTATTGGTAGATAATGACCTGTACATTAGTGAAAG CCGTGCCATTGTCATGTACCTCGTCTCAAAGTATGCAAAGGATGATTCTCTGTACCCGAAGGATGTAAACAAACGTGTTCTCGTCGACCAGAGGTTATTTTTTGATCAAGACTTGTTCAACAGAATTTTGAATGTTTTC ATGCCAGTATTTCAAGGCAAAGAAGTGGAACCCAGCAGCATTGAGAAAGCGAACGACGGTCTGGAAACTTTGAACCGAATGTTGAACAGCAAACAGTTTCTGGCGGGAGATAAGGTTACTATTGCTGATTACGCCGTCGCTAATAGTCTGTTGGCATTGGAG TTAAACCCAAAGAGTGGAGTTGATGCTACGAAGCAACCTAACGTTAAGCAATGGCTTCCACGTGTGGAAAGTTCTCACCCAGTATACGGGAAGATCGTCAAAGAATATCATGAAGCCCTGAAGAAAATGATGCAGAAGTGA